A single window of Streptomyces sp. NBC_00464 DNA harbors:
- a CDS encoding DUF1177 domain-containing protein: MLKYVLDVVDLLDDPQVNGKTVVEYLDSVAGAEGSSAEVTTVAGEQGSTDFVMVRIPGSRGRTAGGDARTLGVVGRLGGIGARPEVTGLVSDADGAASAVATAAKLLDMRRRGDVLPGDVIVATHICPNAPTEPHDPVPFMGSPVDIATMNRHEVTGEMEAVLSIDTTKGNRIINHKGLALSPTVKEGWVLRVSEQLGELLAVVTGEPLVTYPVTTQDITPYGNGAHHINSILQPSTATAAPVVGLAITSAAAVPGCGTGASHESDIASAARYAVEVAKAYGGDHLDFHDAVEFDNLVNRYGSLAHLQTFGRTPQES; encoded by the coding sequence ATGTTGAAGTACGTACTGGACGTCGTCGATCTCCTCGACGATCCCCAGGTGAATGGCAAGACGGTCGTCGAGTACCTCGACTCCGTAGCGGGGGCCGAGGGCTCGTCCGCGGAGGTCACCACGGTCGCCGGCGAGCAGGGCTCGACGGACTTCGTGATGGTCCGCATCCCCGGCTCCCGGGGACGCACGGCCGGGGGCGACGCCCGCACGCTGGGCGTCGTCGGACGGCTCGGCGGCATCGGCGCCCGGCCCGAGGTGACCGGACTGGTCTCCGACGCCGACGGCGCGGCCTCGGCCGTGGCCACCGCCGCGAAGCTGCTCGACATGCGCCGCCGCGGCGATGTGCTGCCCGGCGATGTGATCGTCGCCACCCACATCTGCCCCAACGCGCCGACCGAGCCGCACGACCCGGTGCCGTTCATGGGCTCGCCCGTGGACATCGCCACCATGAACCGGCACGAGGTGACAGGCGAGATGGAGGCCGTGCTCTCCATCGACACCACCAAGGGCAACCGGATCATCAACCACAAGGGCCTCGCCCTTTCGCCCACCGTCAAGGAGGGCTGGGTGCTCCGGGTCAGCGAGCAGCTCGGTGAGCTGCTGGCCGTGGTGACCGGTGAGCCGTTGGTCACGTACCCCGTGACCACCCAGGACATCACCCCGTACGGTAATGGGGCACACCACATCAATTCGATCCTTCAGCCCTCCACCGCGACGGCCGCTCCCGTCGTCGGCCTGGCCATCACGTCGGCCGCCGCGGTGCCGGGCTGCGGCACCGGCGCGAGTCACGAGAGCGACATCGCGTCCGCCGCCCGCTACGCCGTGGAGGTCGCCAAGGCCTACGGCGGCGACCACCTGGACTTCCACGACGCGGTGGAGTTCGACAACCTCGTCAACCGCTACGGGTCGCTGGCTCACCTGCAGACCTTCGGCCGCACACCCCAGGAGTCCTGA
- a CDS encoding IclR family transcriptional regulator: protein MTDFDLDRRTPAGALQTVDRALLVLLAFERTRPDWGVTEVAEEFGWDTSVAQRLLATLAGRGFLVSDPATRRYRIGPAVLRLGRLWERSGSLELLAGPVLEELRRVTGDTVLFCLPDSFHMRCVAAEEGETGPLRYYPLVGELYPAHAGATSKSFYAYLPDEQRHRLFRGRPMARFTDRTVTDPDLLEQELLKVRAQGYAWTVGEYDTGIATVAVPVFLGREPYGSLSLGGAKERFEGAPENRLEPLRQAAELLERRLTHPPQRPKPKARRTRAT, encoded by the coding sequence ATGACGGACTTCGATCTTGACCGGCGCACCCCCGCCGGAGCCCTGCAAACCGTCGACCGGGCGCTCCTCGTGCTGCTCGCGTTCGAGCGGACCCGACCCGACTGGGGCGTCACCGAGGTCGCGGAGGAGTTCGGCTGGGACACCTCGGTGGCCCAGCGGCTGCTCGCCACCCTCGCGGGGCGCGGCTTCCTGGTCTCCGACCCGGCCACCCGCCGCTACCGCATCGGCCCCGCCGTGCTGCGCCTGGGCAGGCTCTGGGAGCGCTCCGGATCGCTGGAGCTGCTGGCCGGACCGGTCCTGGAGGAGCTGCGCCGGGTCACCGGCGACACCGTGCTGTTCTGTCTGCCGGACAGCTTCCACATGCGGTGCGTGGCCGCCGAGGAGGGCGAGACCGGGCCGCTGCGCTACTACCCGCTGGTCGGCGAGCTCTACCCGGCGCACGCCGGGGCGACCAGCAAGTCGTTCTACGCCTACCTGCCGGACGAGCAGCGCCACCGGCTCTTCCGGGGGCGTCCGATGGCCCGGTTCACCGACCGGACCGTCACCGATCCGGACCTGCTGGAGCAGGAGCTCCTGAAGGTCCGCGCCCAGGGGTACGCCTGGACGGTCGGCGAGTACGACACCGGCATCGCGACCGTCGCCGTGCCGGTCTTCCTCGGACGCGAACCGTACGGAAGCCTCAGCCTGGGTGGCGCGAAGGAACGGTTCGAGGGGGCGCCGGAGAACCGGCTCGAACCGCTCCGCCAGGCCGCCGAACTACTGGAGAGGCGTCTCACCCACCCGCCGCAGCGCCCGAAGCCCAAGGCCCGCCGCACCCGGGCCACCTGA
- the pepE gene encoding dipeptidase PepE: MNLLLLSNSTQHGCGYLEHALDTVAAFLPSGARLAFVPYALADYTTYTTRVRDALEPAGISVRGVHENADPGAELAASDAVFIGGGNSFRLLSALYRTGLRDAVTEAVREGLPYMGASAGTNMAAPTLRTTNDMPIVQPPSFETLGLVPFQINPHYLDPDPDSTHKGETREERLTEFLEENDVPVLGLREGSWLRVNGRQARVQGARPARLFTRGAQPQELPVGTDVSHLLTTVSRFDVPVR; the protein is encoded by the coding sequence GTGAATCTGCTCCTGCTCTCCAACTCCACCCAGCACGGCTGCGGTTACCTGGAACACGCCCTCGACACGGTCGCCGCGTTCCTGCCCTCCGGCGCCCGGCTGGCCTTCGTGCCCTACGCGCTCGCCGACTACACCACGTACACCACGCGCGTCCGCGACGCCCTGGAACCGGCCGGGATCAGCGTCCGCGGGGTCCATGAGAACGCCGACCCCGGCGCCGAACTCGCCGCGTCCGACGCCGTGTTCATCGGCGGCGGCAACTCCTTCCGGCTGCTGAGCGCGCTCTACCGGACCGGTCTGCGCGACGCCGTCACCGAGGCGGTGCGCGAAGGGCTCCCGTACATGGGGGCCAGTGCGGGGACGAACATGGCGGCGCCCACCCTCCGTACGACCAACGACATGCCCATCGTGCAGCCGCCGTCCTTCGAGACGCTCGGCCTCGTCCCGTTCCAGATCAACCCGCACTACCTGGACCCGGACCCAGACAGCACCCACAAGGGCGAGACCCGTGAGGAGCGGCTCACCGAGTTCCTGGAGGAGAACGACGTGCCGGTGCTCGGTCTGCGCGAGGGTTCATGGCTGCGGGTCAACGGGCGCCAGGCCCGGGTCCAGGGCGCCCGCCCCGCCCGGCTGTTCACCCGCGGCGCGCAGCCGCAGGAACTTCCGGTGGGGACGGACGTCTCTCATCTGCTCACGACCGTGTCGCGGTTCGACGTTCCGGTGCGCTGA
- a CDS encoding MFS transporter: protein MPRTTHEQPAAELPDPRTSKTGRGIVPVLAFAGITVAVMQTLLVPVIKDLPALLHTDPSNATWVMTATLLAGAVATPIMGRLGDLNGKRRMLLASLAVMVVGSLICAFTDDLVIMIVGRALQGFAMGAIPLGIGIMRDELPREKLGSAMALMSSSIGVGGGLALPVAALVAQHADWHTLFFGSAGLGVLAMGLTVLAVPETSLRAPGRFDVTGALGLSLGLVLLLLPITKGSDWGWTSGTTLGLIAAALVVLVLWGVFELRSDAPLVDLRTTARREVLLTNLASIMVGVAFYAVSLVLPQLLQLPTSTGYGLGQSMVVAGLCVAPLGLTMMFVAPVYARISARYGPKTTLMLGMLVIAIGYGAGLGLMSAAWQTIVIAVLLGAGIGLAYSSLPALIIGAVDASETGAANGLNTLMRSIGTSVSSAVIGMVLANTSVQMGPVSVPSMEGFRTSFMIATGAVLVGLVLAAFLPSQRKAAAPVLLASSAGDAAAREAGRPLPAVPHPFAGSDGFHGRVLEADGTPVAGANVTLIDRSGRQAGLTTTDAEGRYALAAPGSGSFVLAGSAAGYAPRARPASHPAHGPRTETDLVLTLSAPERRTATRS, encoded by the coding sequence ATGCCACGAACGACGCATGAACAGCCCGCCGCGGAGCTTCCTGATCCGCGGACATCGAAGACAGGCCGCGGGATCGTCCCCGTGCTCGCCTTCGCGGGCATCACCGTCGCGGTGATGCAGACCCTGCTCGTCCCCGTCATCAAGGACCTGCCCGCCCTTCTGCACACCGACCCGTCCAACGCGACCTGGGTGATGACCGCCACCCTGCTCGCCGGCGCCGTCGCCACCCCGATCATGGGGCGGCTCGGGGACCTCAACGGCAAGCGGCGGATGCTGCTGGCCAGCCTCGCCGTGATGGTGGTCGGCTCGCTGATCTGCGCGTTCACCGACGACCTCGTGATCATGATCGTGGGCCGGGCGCTCCAGGGCTTCGCCATGGGCGCGATCCCCCTGGGCATCGGGATCATGCGCGACGAGCTGCCGCGCGAGAAGCTCGGCTCCGCGATGGCCCTGATGAGCTCCTCGATCGGAGTGGGCGGCGGACTCGCGCTGCCCGTCGCCGCCCTGGTCGCCCAGCACGCCGACTGGCACACCCTCTTCTTCGGCTCGGCCGGTCTCGGCGTGCTCGCCATGGGGCTGACCGTGCTCGCGGTGCCGGAGACCTCGCTGCGCGCTCCCGGACGGTTCGACGTCACGGGCGCGCTCGGCCTCTCCCTCGGCCTGGTCCTCCTGCTGCTGCCGATCACCAAGGGCAGCGACTGGGGCTGGACCTCGGGCACCACACTCGGCCTGATAGCCGCCGCCCTGGTGGTCCTCGTCCTCTGGGGCGTCTTCGAGCTGCGGAGCGACGCGCCTCTGGTCGATCTGCGGACCACGGCCCGGCGCGAGGTGCTGCTCACCAACCTCGCCTCGATCATGGTCGGGGTCGCCTTCTACGCCGTCTCGCTGGTCCTTCCGCAGCTGCTCCAGCTGCCGACGTCCACGGGTTACGGACTCGGCCAGTCCATGGTGGTCGCCGGCCTGTGCGTGGCCCCGCTCGGCCTGACGATGATGTTCGTCGCCCCGGTGTACGCCCGGATCTCCGCCCGGTACGGCCCCAAGACGACCCTGATGCTCGGCATGCTGGTCATCGCGATCGGTTACGGGGCCGGGCTCGGCCTGATGAGCGCCGCCTGGCAGACCATCGTGATCGCGGTACTGCTCGGGGCCGGCATCGGACTCGCGTACTCCTCGCTGCCCGCGCTGATCATCGGAGCCGTCGACGCCTCCGAGACGGGCGCGGCCAACGGTCTGAACACCCTGATGCGCTCGATCGGCACCTCGGTGTCGAGCGCGGTCATCGGCATGGTGCTGGCGAACACCTCGGTGCAGATGGGGCCGGTCTCGGTGCCCAGCATGGAGGGGTTCCGGACCTCGTTCATGATCGCTACGGGTGCGGTGCTCGTCGGCCTCGTACTGGCGGCGTTCCTGCCGTCGCAGCGGAAGGCCGCCGCACCGGTGCTGCTGGCGAGCAGCGCGGGCGACGCCGCCGCGCGAGAGGCCGGCCGGCCGCTCCCCGCCGTCCCGCACCCCTTCGCGGGCTCCGACGGCTTCCACGGCCGGGTGCTGGAGGCGGACGGGACGCCGGTGGCCGGCGCCAATGTGACCCTCATCGACCGGAGCGGCCGGCAGGCCGGGCTCACCACCACGGACGCGGAGGGCCGCTATGCGCTCGCCGCCCCCGGCAGCGGCAGCTTCGTCCTGGCCGGGTCGGCCGCCGGATACGCGCCCCGGGCCCGCCCCGCTTCGCACCCGGCGCACGGGCCGCGGACCGAGACCGATCTGGTGCTGACGCTCAGCGCACCGGAACGTCGAACCGCGACACGGTCGTGA
- a CDS encoding acyl-CoA dehydrogenase, producing the protein MGIGITEEHRELAQAVRGWLARAVPPGEIRKLLDADAPAARPVEPSARPAYWDGLAEQGLLGIHLPETYGGGGGDLLDLAVVLEEAGRAALPGPYLASALASAVLHAAGAGELVHELAAGTRIGAVALAPGGLTAVEREDGHLLDGELPPVLSGAEADLLLLPAASATGLRWFAVDTAAQGLTVRPHRSADPTRPTAAVRADGVLVPAGRTLRTDSGLVRDLAAVLFAAEACGTAARSLDTATEHAKVREQFGRPIGQFQGVKHLCADMLVRVEQARALAWDAARAAAEPEGVRGLSAALAAGTALDAAYSCAKDAIQILGGIGFTWEHDAHLYLRRALVARQLLGAGDDHRQRAVRLAGDGARRELALELPAEAAAHRTAAREAVAAARGLDPRAARRALAPTGYAAPHLPAPYGLDAGPVQQLSVQQELREQGVKLSDLGIATWVVPSLIAHGTAAQQDRYLLPTLRGELLWCQLFSEPGAGSDLASLRTRAERTPEGWRINGQKVWTSAAQWADHGILLARTDPDAPKHKGLGYFLVDMKNTEGIDIRPLKEITGESLFNEVYFDDVLLPHDALVGEAGGGWQVARNTLGNERVHMADQMTFDTGLEALIGRAEGLDGACRARIGALAAEAHALACITLRTTLQQVSGLEPGAGASVRKLVQTAHQQKVAELALELLGPDGAVCEGAGERAVHGFLMSRCLTIAGGTTQVQLNVVAERILGLPRD; encoded by the coding sequence ATGGGCATCGGAATCACCGAAGAACACAGGGAGCTCGCGCAGGCGGTGCGGGGCTGGCTGGCACGTGCCGTGCCGCCCGGAGAAATCCGCAAACTGCTCGACGCGGACGCCCCCGCCGCACGCCCCGTCGAGCCCAGCGCACGCCCCGCGTACTGGGACGGCCTCGCGGAGCAGGGGCTGCTCGGCATCCATCTGCCCGAGACGTACGGGGGCGGAGGCGGCGATCTCCTCGACCTCGCCGTCGTCCTCGAAGAGGCCGGCCGCGCCGCACTGCCCGGCCCGTACCTGGCGAGCGCACTCGCCTCCGCCGTCCTGCACGCCGCGGGCGCCGGTGAGCTGGTGCACGAGCTGGCGGCCGGGACCCGCATCGGGGCCGTCGCCCTCGCCCCCGGCGGTCTCACCGCCGTCGAGCGCGAGGACGGCCACCTTCTGGACGGCGAGCTGCCGCCGGTGCTCTCCGGTGCCGAGGCCGACCTGCTCCTGCTGCCCGCCGCCTCGGCCACCGGCCTTCGCTGGTTCGCCGTCGACACCGCGGCGCAGGGCCTGACCGTGCGCCCGCACCGCAGCGCCGACCCCACCCGGCCCACCGCCGCGGTCCGCGCCGACGGGGTCCTGGTCCCCGCCGGACGGACCCTGCGCACCGACTCCGGCCTCGTCCGCGACCTCGCCGCCGTCCTGTTCGCCGCCGAGGCCTGCGGCACCGCTGCCCGCTCGCTGGACACCGCCACCGAACACGCCAAGGTCCGCGAACAGTTCGGCCGACCCATCGGACAGTTCCAGGGCGTCAAGCACCTGTGCGCCGACATGCTCGTACGCGTCGAACAGGCCCGCGCCCTGGCCTGGGACGCCGCCCGCGCGGCCGCAGAGCCGGAGGGTGTACGGGGCCTGAGCGCCGCGCTCGCCGCGGGAACCGCCCTGGACGCCGCGTACAGCTGCGCCAAGGACGCCATCCAGATCCTCGGCGGGATCGGCTTCACCTGGGAGCACGACGCCCATCTGTATCTGCGCCGCGCCCTGGTGGCACGGCAGCTGCTCGGGGCGGGCGACGACCACCGGCAGCGGGCCGTCCGGCTGGCCGGGGACGGTGCGCGCCGCGAACTCGCCCTGGAACTCCCGGCCGAGGCGGCGGCCCACCGCACGGCGGCCCGCGAGGCCGTCGCCGCCGCCCGCGGCCTCGACCCGAGGGCCGCCCGCCGCGCCCTCGCCCCCACCGGCTACGCGGCCCCGCATCTGCCCGCGCCCTACGGGCTGGACGCCGGCCCCGTACAACAGCTCTCCGTACAGCAGGAGTTGCGTGAGCAGGGCGTGAAGCTGAGCGACCTGGGAATCGCCACCTGGGTGGTGCCCTCCCTCATCGCGCACGGGACCGCCGCGCAGCAGGACCGCTACCTCCTGCCCACCCTGCGCGGCGAACTCCTGTGGTGCCAGCTGTTCTCCGAACCCGGCGCCGGCTCCGACCTCGCCTCACTGCGCACCCGGGCCGAACGGACCCCCGAGGGCTGGCGGATCAACGGCCAGAAGGTGTGGACGAGCGCCGCCCAGTGGGCCGACCACGGGATCCTGCTCGCCAGGACCGACCCGGACGCCCCCAAGCACAAAGGGCTCGGCTACTTCCTCGTCGACATGAAGAACACCGAGGGCATCGACATCCGCCCGCTGAAGGAGATCACCGGCGAATCCCTCTTCAACGAGGTGTACTTCGACGACGTCCTGCTGCCCCACGACGCCCTCGTCGGCGAGGCCGGCGGCGGCTGGCAGGTCGCCCGCAACACCCTGGGCAACGAACGCGTCCACATGGCCGACCAGATGACCTTCGACACCGGCCTGGAAGCCCTGATCGGCCGCGCCGAAGGACTCGACGGCGCCTGCCGGGCCCGGATCGGGGCACTGGCCGCCGAGGCGCACGCGCTGGCCTGCATCACGCTGCGCACCACGCTCCAGCAGGTCTCCGGACTGGAACCGGGCGCGGGAGCCTCCGTACGCAAGCTCGTCCAGACCGCCCACCAGCAGAAGGTCGCCGAACTCGCCCTCGAACTCCTCGGCCCGGACGGCGCGGTGTGCGAAGGGGCGGGGGAGCGGGCGGTGCACGGCTTCCTGATGTCCCGCTGCCTCACCATCGCGGGCGGCACCACGCAGGTTCAGCTCAATGTCGTCGCCGAGCGCATCCTCGGCCTCCCGCGGGACTGA
- a CDS encoding lipid-transfer protein has protein sequence MKAYIVGVGMTKFEKPESRDWQYWDMVREAGTAALTDASVAYEDIEQAAVGYCFQASTAGQRAVYELGLTGIPVYNVNNNCATGSTALMMARQFVEGGGSDCVLALGFEKMARGSLGGGGSDGGAGDFKTSPVARHYGIMAAAHGFEMTPPTAQIFGNAAREHMERYGTTEAQLAAVAAKNHRHSANNPYAQFQDPYTVDEVLAAKPIHRPLTRLQCSPTSDGAAAAVVVSERFVEQHGLGDRAVEIAAQAMTTDTEASFASGTCIDAVGLPMSREAARQVYETAGVGADDLDVIELHDCFSINELLTYEALGLCGEGESGALVESGATTYGGRWVVNPSGGLISKGHPLGATGIAQAAELTWQLRGEAGARQVPDARTGLAHNIGLGGAAVVTLLRR, from the coding sequence ATGAAGGCGTACATAGTCGGCGTAGGCATGACGAAGTTCGAGAAGCCCGAGAGCCGCGACTGGCAGTACTGGGACATGGTCAGAGAGGCCGGCACCGCCGCGCTCACCGATGCCTCGGTCGCGTACGAGGACATAGAACAGGCCGCCGTCGGCTACTGCTTCCAGGCCTCCACCGCCGGACAGCGCGCCGTCTACGAACTCGGCCTGACCGGGATACCCGTCTACAACGTCAACAACAACTGCGCCACCGGCTCCACCGCCCTGATGATGGCCCGCCAGTTCGTCGAGGGCGGCGGCAGCGACTGCGTCCTCGCGCTCGGCTTCGAGAAGATGGCACGCGGATCGCTCGGCGGCGGCGGGTCCGACGGCGGCGCGGGCGATTTCAAGACGTCCCCGGTGGCCCGGCACTACGGGATCATGGCCGCCGCCCACGGCTTCGAGATGACCCCGCCCACCGCCCAGATCTTCGGCAACGCCGCCCGGGAGCACATGGAGCGCTACGGCACCACCGAGGCGCAGCTCGCCGCCGTCGCCGCCAAGAACCACCGCCACTCGGCGAACAACCCGTACGCCCAGTTCCAGGACCCGTACACGGTCGACGAGGTCCTCGCCGCCAAGCCCATCCACCGCCCGCTGACCCGGCTCCAGTGCTCACCGACCTCCGACGGGGCGGCAGCGGCCGTCGTCGTCTCGGAGCGCTTCGTCGAGCAGCACGGCCTCGGCGACCGGGCCGTCGAGATCGCCGCCCAGGCCATGACGACCGACACCGAGGCCTCCTTCGCCTCCGGCACCTGCATCGACGCGGTCGGCCTGCCCATGTCGCGGGAGGCCGCACGACAGGTGTACGAGACCGCGGGCGTCGGCGCCGACGACCTCGACGTCATCGAGCTCCACGACTGCTTCTCCATCAACGAACTCCTCACCTACGAGGCGCTCGGACTGTGCGGCGAGGGCGAGTCCGGGGCGCTCGTCGAGTCCGGCGCCACCACCTACGGCGGCCGCTGGGTGGTCAATCCGTCCGGCGGGCTGATCTCCAAGGGGCACCCGCTCGGCGCCACCGGAATCGCCCAGGCCGCCGAACTCACCTGGCAGCTCAGGGGCGAGGCCGGGGCCCGCCAGGTGCCGGACGCGCGGACCGGGCTCGCCCACAACATCGGTCTCGGCGGTGCGGCGGTGGTGACACTCCTGCGCCGCTGA
- a CDS encoding MFS transporter gives MTFMVDVSTPTRRSSGTRTRTWAVVLAACTGQFLVVLDVSVVNVALPSMRTDLGLSAAGLQWVLNAYAIAFAGFMLLGGRAADLYGRKRMFLVGLGLFTAASLAGGLAQEGWQLLAARAAQGLGAAVLAPATLTLLTAAVPEGPARTRAIGTWMAVGAGGGAAGGLVGGVLTDALSWRWVLLINVPIGVLVLAGAALWLAEGRAGERSRIDLLGALLVTAGLASVAYGIVQTEESGWTAAATLLPLLGGVALLALFVLVEARTAKPLMPLRVLGARAVASANVAMFVIGSATFSMWYFMTVYAQNVLDYTALEAGLALLPTSVAVVVGSKCAPRLMVRTGAKNLALIGTAMAAAGFGWQSTMTADGAYLTAVCLPGVLMMAGTGLAATPLATLATSGAAPGEAGLVSGLVNTSRTMGGALGLAVLSTVAAARTAGSTDAVELTAGYALAFRTAGGVLLGGLLLMVVWLPRHGPAKR, from the coding sequence ATGACGTTCATGGTTGACGTCTCGACGCCCACACGCCGAAGCAGCGGTACCCGGACCCGTACCTGGGCGGTCGTGCTCGCCGCCTGCACGGGGCAGTTCCTCGTCGTGCTCGACGTGTCCGTCGTCAACGTGGCCCTCCCGTCCATGCGCACCGACCTGGGGCTGAGCGCCGCGGGACTGCAGTGGGTGCTCAACGCGTACGCGATCGCGTTCGCCGGATTCATGCTGCTCGGCGGGCGGGCCGCCGACCTCTACGGCCGCAAGCGGATGTTCCTCGTCGGCCTCGGCCTGTTCACCGCCGCCTCACTGGCCGGCGGACTCGCCCAGGAGGGCTGGCAGTTGCTCGCCGCCCGCGCCGCCCAGGGACTCGGCGCCGCGGTGCTCGCCCCCGCGACCCTCACCCTGCTCACCGCGGCCGTCCCCGAGGGCCCCGCCAGGACCAGGGCCATCGGCACCTGGATGGCCGTCGGCGCGGGCGGCGGCGCGGCCGGCGGACTGGTCGGCGGGGTGCTCACCGACGCCCTGTCCTGGCGGTGGGTCCTGCTCATCAACGTACCCATCGGGGTGCTCGTCCTGGCCGGCGCCGCCCTGTGGCTCGCCGAGGGCCGGGCCGGTGAACGCAGCCGGATCGACCTCCTGGGCGCGCTGCTCGTCACGGCGGGCCTGGCCTCGGTCGCGTACGGCATCGTGCAGACCGAGGAGTCGGGCTGGACCGCGGCCGCGACCCTGCTGCCGCTGTTGGGCGGAGTGGCGCTGCTCGCCCTGTTCGTCCTGGTGGAGGCCCGCACCGCGAAGCCGCTGATGCCGTTGCGGGTGCTGGGAGCGCGGGCGGTGGCGTCGGCGAACGTGGCGATGTTCGTGATCGGCTCGGCCACGTTCTCGATGTGGTACTTCATGACCGTGTACGCGCAGAACGTCCTGGACTACACCGCGCTGGAGGCCGGACTCGCCCTGTTGCCGACCTCGGTGGCCGTCGTGGTCGGCTCCAAGTGCGCGCCGCGGCTGATGGTCCGCACCGGCGCGAAGAACCTGGCGCTGATCGGCACGGCGATGGCCGCCGCGGGCTTCGGCTGGCAGTCCACGATGACGGCCGACGGCGCGTACCTCACCGCGGTCTGTCTGCCCGGCGTGCTGATGATGGCCGGCACCGGCCTCGCGGCCACCCCGCTCGCGACCCTCGCCACCTCGGGCGCGGCCCCCGGCGAGGCGGGTCTGGTCTCCGGCCTCGTCAACACGTCCCGCACGATGGGCGGCGCCCTCGGACTGGCCGTGCTCTCCACGGTCGCCGCGGCCCGCACGGCGGGCTCCACGGACGCGGTGGAGCTCACGGCCGGCTACGCACTGGCCTTCCGGACGGCGGGCGGGGTACTGCTCGGCGGACTGCTGCTGATGGTCGTCTGGCTGCCGCGCCACGGGCCGGCGAAGCGCTGA
- a CDS encoding response regulator transcription factor, giving the protein MPQDHRPTKSVRVLLAEDQGMMRGALALLLGLEPDIEVVAQVGAGDEIVAAALMSRPDVALLDIELPGRSGLDAAADLREEVPDCRVLILTTFGRPGYLRRAMEAGAAGFLVKDGPVEELAVAIRRVLTGETVIDPALAAAALSAGPSPLTARERDALVASVDGATVADIALKLHLSESTVRNYLSAAIGKTGTRNRMEAVRAARQQGWL; this is encoded by the coding sequence ATGCCGCAGGATCACCGGCCGACCAAGTCCGTACGGGTACTGCTCGCCGAGGACCAGGGCATGATGCGCGGCGCGCTCGCTCTGCTGCTCGGGCTGGAGCCGGACATCGAGGTGGTCGCCCAGGTGGGCGCGGGCGACGAGATCGTGGCCGCCGCCCTGATGTCCCGGCCCGATGTGGCGCTCCTGGACATCGAACTCCCGGGCCGCAGCGGCCTGGACGCGGCCGCCGATCTGCGCGAGGAGGTGCCGGACTGCCGGGTGCTGATCCTGACCACCTTCGGCCGGCCGGGCTATCTGCGGCGCGCGATGGAGGCCGGTGCTGCGGGGTTCCTGGTGAAGGACGGCCCGGTCGAGGAGCTCGCGGTGGCGATCCGGCGGGTGCTGACCGGGGAGACCGTCATCGACCCCGCCCTGGCCGCCGCCGCCCTGAGCGCGGGGCCGAGCCCGCTGACCGCGCGGGAGCGCGATGCGCTGGTGGCCTCGGTGGACGGGGCGACGGTCGCCGACATCGCACTGAAGCTGCACCTGTCGGAGTCCACCGTCCGCAACTACCTGTCCGCGGCGATCGGGAAGACGGGCACACGCAACCGGATGGAGGCGGTCCGGGCGGCCCGCCAGCAGGGGTGGCTCTGA